The Biomphalaria glabrata chromosome 7, xgBioGlab47.1, whole genome shotgun sequence region TTTTTTTGCTTCCCATAAGTTTTATTCaatttataaacaaatgaaaaatataaccTTGTTCTTAAATTCTTTATCTAGCATTTTCTTTCTTGAACAGATTTCCTATTTAATATATATGCGACATTATACTCCTTTTCAAGTTTCCTTAGTATAAGTTATGAAAGAAAATCTTAAGAATATATTTAGGTATGTACCTATATGCATGACTGTGAAAGTACTTAATGTGTTGTTTTCACCTGCAATGTTTCTGTAATTATAACCTGTATCGGGTTTCATTCGAACTATATTAATAATTTGTTTCTTAATCAGTTGCATAGCATAATCACatgcttttaattttaaaatagatcagAGAATCGCAAACAATAtcgaggaaaaaaaagtaactttcGACCCAAATAATTTGTTAGGCAAGAAAACGTGTACTTCATAGTAACTTGGAtagctttttttgtttcagctaaacaatttcttatttttagttttcaactATTACTTTGCTGAAAACGAACTAATAtacattctctggcactgccagggtagagtttcgttagagagaaacaaaattcattgtagtctctttaacagtgtccactgtGAAATCCCTGTATTAAAATCCACAGTTTcgtcagtcaaaataggcctatcccagtataGTAAGTAATCTTTTGACTGCAGAACTTGTGGCGACTatgtgtataataataataataataataataataataataataataatatcttggaataaaccagaaagCCACGATAAACCATACAAGATTAAAAGAGGACTTCCTTGGCAAATACAAgcagagagtaaaaaaaaattctcaacacaaaactgtctggcagtatcCTCATCACGGCAATAAAtagctgggccgtcccagtgctcctATACACCATTAGTATCATCAAATGGACAGataccgacctacatgacattgacagactcacgaGGAAATTATTAACCAAATTTTCATgtttacaccccaagtcctTCACCATAAAGCTATACCTGCCCTGAAGGATGGAggccgtggattgcagaacatcttcaaactgTGTGAGACGCAAGTTTccaaaatacgatcaaaactgcacgcctccagcaatgaactagtttccttcctacgcaaATATGACTATGATTAtgaacccctctgaacctaaacaatattgatgttaatgtcggtttggacgacgtcgggcatgagattcgccaatggaaagaaaaaacactccacggaaagtTCCCTGCTTTATTAGATGGGGACAACATtaacaaggctgcttccttagcatggctaaaagcaggtcatctctaccctgaaactgaaggctttgtcacagcaatacaggacagagtaattaggacaaaaaattacgagaaacatatcctaaaactcaatattgttgacaaatgcaaaaatgtggaaatgtgggtgagtcaattgaacacataatggcaggatgttcagccctatcggaatctgcctacctaggtcgccataaccaagttgcaaagctaatacaccagcacttggctttgacacacaatttgatcgatAAGCATACTCCTccatattacaaatactcaccacaagaggttctcgagtatacagatcatctactgtactgggataggcctattttgactgacgAAACGGTAGATttgtagattttaatcgccctgatttgctgctcatcgataaaaaagaaaaggtcgCTAACATTAtagacatcgccgtaccactatctcataattgaaaaaaaaaatagctggaaaaacaacgaaaatatgggaaccttggcttggagattaagcgtttatggaaattatctgaaacaacaatataccccattgtcatatgaactgaggggataataacaactgacctcacagatatcttcaaggcccttggcattcctaggaacattctcgttgcctgtcagagggcgatacttctgcagacctgccacatcaccagaaaattcctcggtggaaactgataaagggactataatgaattttgtttcgctttaacgaaactcgaccctggcttcgccagagaatgcatactcgttcttttataataataataataatccttattgtccgtaaggaaatttgtcttacaatgtgtgcattacaccaaacaaaacattataactataaaaaacaaagtgtacattcacaccagaatcactcataatttacatgcgaaatGTTTATATCAAATAGTTTCTATTTAACGATTTGATTGCCATgggaacaaaaaaatgtttgtgtctgtttgtcaatgctattggtgtcttgtatctcttttgtgatggtaaaatcacaaaatcctaaCCCAAAagggtaattttttatttctagaatctttttagcttttttatggatgtttgtctcaaacagctgtccaaatggggtttgttttttaccaatgactttaccggcagcatttaggattttatgaagtttattttttatttttatgttcagattgccataccaggcagtgatattaaaacttaaaatattgcatatGTGAgaatgataaaacatagccaagctATAAAACGAGGATAGTTTTCTCattaatcgtaatctttgctgccttttttgctgatataatcagtattcgCAGTAAAACTAAAGTTTATTGTCTAAGATAGTACCAatgtatttaaaggtttgcactattGCAATTTTCCTTCCTTTTcttacgaaaatcgattatcatttctttgttgtttctGGGCatttaataatacaaaattaagCAGAGTTATCCTTATAGATCAAATTTCAtttcaaagccaggtgttggtgtattagtTTTGCAACTTGGTTCTGGAGAgctaggtaggcagattctgaTAAAGGTTAACATCATGTTATTATGTATTCAATCCCTGCGtcgtctatatctatattaatatCAGCATTGTTTGGATTCAGGTGAGTAGCttaggaaggaaactagttcattgctggagGTGATAAGTTTTGaccgtattattattattattattattattattattatttgttgttgttgttgtttatagcACATTGAAATATCCTTTATTtctcttgttttcatttagcactttgaaaatatcttgaACGCAATAGATTTGGATGAAGTTCATAGATCTCCCATTTAAAGAATGTGTATTGTTTTCAGTGATGGACTTAATAAATTGGAGGCCGTGAACAGGATTTAATTTAGAGCCCTGCATTTCTAGGACACAGtttcagtttttatttttatcaagtAGAAtgcatcttttaaaaaaaattattttaacttcTGATATTCAGAGGATGGACACCAACCACGACAGTCGTGTTTCCAGACACGAGTACACCGTCCAGGTCACAAACATCTATGGCCATGACCCTCAACTCAACCACGTGATGCACGCCCTGTACGACGAGCTGGACATCAACAGTGACCACCACGTGGACACCGTGGACATTGACACCATCTTCGACATCGCCGATAAGGACAACGATGACCGCGTCAACAGAGAAGAGTTTGCTGAGTAAGTCTTGTGGTTTCAACTCTCGTCACGTGTCTGTGTCAGACATTTTCATGTGAAATTTTTATTATGACA contains the following coding sequences:
- the LOC129927410 gene encoding uncharacterized protein LOC129927410 yields the protein MLALYALLLCLPAVILGQDLHALANQNFDQIDIDKDGFVLLYEFEQFFMRMDTNHDSRVSRHEYTVQVTNIYGHDPQLNHVMHALYDELDINSDHHVDTVDIDTIFDIADKDNDDRVNREEFAEYFVRAIQIATGK